One segment of Canis aureus isolate CA01 chromosome 27, VMU_Caureus_v.1.0, whole genome shotgun sequence DNA contains the following:
- the PRAME gene encoding melanoma antigen preferentially expressed in tumors isoform X1 — translation MWPKLPQVYFQDSFRSRFIRMSMPAPPRLLDLAGQSLLRDQASAIAALERLPMELFPPLFTAAFTGRHSETLKAMVQAWPFACLPLGALMKEQQPHQETFQAALAGLDVLLAQEVRPRRWKLQVLDLRKNAHQDFWTVWSGTRASMYSLLDPEVPQPMKKRRKVEGCRPGPKPPLAPVEVLIDLCLKERTPDESLAYLIQIAQQRKGMMHLCCKKLKIFAMPMQNIKKILRIIQLDSIQDLEVNCTWKLSTLGKFAPHLGQMGNLRRLLLSHIHMSSHTTLAKEEQCISQFTAQFLRLHHLEELYLDSISFLENRLDQVLRCLMTPLETLSITNCLLSESDLTHLSQHLNVSQLKDLGLSGVSLTNMSPEPLQVLIERASATLQDLDLDECGIMDSQFTVILPALGHCSQLTTFSFCGNPISMDVLENLLRHTIGLRKLSHVLYPAPLESYEDVRGTLHLGRLAHLHARLKQMLQELGRPGMVWFSANPCPRCGDRTFYDPEPILCPCYMPA, via the exons ATGTGGCCAAAACTTCCCCAAGTATACTTCCag GATTCCTTccggagcagattcatcaggatGAGCATGCCAGCCCCACCCAGACTCCTGGACCTGGCAGGTCAGAGCCTGCTGAGGGATCAGGCCTCAGCCATCGCTGCTCTGGAGCGGCTGCCCATGGAGCTCTTCCCACCGCTGTTCACAGCGGCCTTCACTGGGAGGCACAGTGAAACCCTGAAGGCAATGGTGCAGGCCTGGCCCTTTGCCTGCCTCCCTCTGGGGGCCCTGATGAAGGAGCAGCAGCCTCACCAGGAGACCTTCCAAGCTGCACTTGCTGGACTTGATGTGCTGCTTGCCCAGGAGGTTCGCCCCAG GAGGTGGAAACTGCAGGTGCTGGATTTACGCAAGAATGCTCATCAGGACTTCTGGACTGTATGGTCTGGGACCAGGGCCAGTATGTACTCCCTGTTGGACCCAGAGGTGCCTCAGCCCATGAAGAAGAGGCGAAAAGTGGAGGGTTGCAGGCCAGGGCCCAAGCCACCCTTGGCTCCAGTGGAGGTGCTGATAGACCTTTGCCTCAAGGAAAGAACCCCTGACGAGTCCCTCGCCTACCTCATCCAGATAGCCCAGCAGAGGAAGGGTATGATGCACTTGTGCTGTAAGAAGCTGAAGATTTTCGCAATGCCCATGCAGAACATCAAGAAGATCCTGAGAATCATACAGCTGGACTCTATCCAGGATTTGGAAGTGAATTGCACCTGGAAACTGTCCACCCTGGGGAAGTTTGCTCCTCACCTGGGTCAGATGGGCAATCTGCGCAGGCTCCTCCTCTCCCACATCCACATGTCCTCCCATACCACCCTGGCCAAGGAAGAGCAGTGCATCAGCCAGTTCACCGCTCAGTTCCTCAGGCTGCACCACCTCGAGGAACTCTATTTGGACTCTATCTCCTTCCTTGAAAACCGCCTGGACCAGGTACTCAG GTGCCTCATGACCCCCTTGGAGACCCTGTCAATAACTAATTGTCTGCTTTCGGAATCTGACTTGACACATCTGTCTCAGCACCTGAACGTCAGTCAGCTGAAGGACCTGGGTCTCAGTGGGGTCAGCCTGACCAATATGAGTCCTGAGCCTCTCCAAGTTCTGATAGAGAGAGCCTCTGCCACCCTCCAGGACCTGGACTTGGACGAGTGTGGGATCATGGACTCCCAGTTCACCGTCATCCTGCCTGCCCTGGGCCACTGCTCCCAGCTCACAACCTTCAGCTTCTGTGGAAACCCCATCTCCATGGATGTCCTGGAGAACCTGCTGCGCCACACCATCGGGCTGCGCAAGCTGAGTCATGTGTTGTATCCGGCCCCCCTGGAGAGTTATGAGGATGTCCGTGGCACCCTCCACCTGGGCAGACTGGCCCACCTGCATGCCAGGCTGAAGCAGATGCTGCAGGAGTTGGGGCGGCCTGGCATGGTCTGGTTCAGTGCCAACCCCTGCCCTCGCTGTGGTGACAGGACCTTCTATGACCCAGAGCCCATTCTGTGCCCCTGTTATATGCCTGCCTAG
- the PRAME gene encoding melanoma antigen preferentially expressed in tumors isoform X2, translating into MSMPAPPRLLDLAGQSLLRDQASAIAALERLPMELFPPLFTAAFTGRHSETLKAMVQAWPFACLPLGALMKEQQPHQETFQAALAGLDVLLAQEVRPRRWKLQVLDLRKNAHQDFWTVWSGTRASMYSLLDPEVPQPMKKRRKVEGCRPGPKPPLAPVEVLIDLCLKERTPDESLAYLIQIAQQRKGMMHLCCKKLKIFAMPMQNIKKILRIIQLDSIQDLEVNCTWKLSTLGKFAPHLGQMGNLRRLLLSHIHMSSHTTLAKEEQCISQFTAQFLRLHHLEELYLDSISFLENRLDQVLRCLMTPLETLSITNCLLSESDLTHLSQHLNVSQLKDLGLSGVSLTNMSPEPLQVLIERASATLQDLDLDECGIMDSQFTVILPALGHCSQLTTFSFCGNPISMDVLENLLRHTIGLRKLSHVLYPAPLESYEDVRGTLHLGRLAHLHARLKQMLQELGRPGMVWFSANPCPRCGDRTFYDPEPILCPCYMPA; encoded by the exons atGAGCATGCCAGCCCCACCCAGACTCCTGGACCTGGCAGGTCAGAGCCTGCTGAGGGATCAGGCCTCAGCCATCGCTGCTCTGGAGCGGCTGCCCATGGAGCTCTTCCCACCGCTGTTCACAGCGGCCTTCACTGGGAGGCACAGTGAAACCCTGAAGGCAATGGTGCAGGCCTGGCCCTTTGCCTGCCTCCCTCTGGGGGCCCTGATGAAGGAGCAGCAGCCTCACCAGGAGACCTTCCAAGCTGCACTTGCTGGACTTGATGTGCTGCTTGCCCAGGAGGTTCGCCCCAG GAGGTGGAAACTGCAGGTGCTGGATTTACGCAAGAATGCTCATCAGGACTTCTGGACTGTATGGTCTGGGACCAGGGCCAGTATGTACTCCCTGTTGGACCCAGAGGTGCCTCAGCCCATGAAGAAGAGGCGAAAAGTGGAGGGTTGCAGGCCAGGGCCCAAGCCACCCTTGGCTCCAGTGGAGGTGCTGATAGACCTTTGCCTCAAGGAAAGAACCCCTGACGAGTCCCTCGCCTACCTCATCCAGATAGCCCAGCAGAGGAAGGGTATGATGCACTTGTGCTGTAAGAAGCTGAAGATTTTCGCAATGCCCATGCAGAACATCAAGAAGATCCTGAGAATCATACAGCTGGACTCTATCCAGGATTTGGAAGTGAATTGCACCTGGAAACTGTCCACCCTGGGGAAGTTTGCTCCTCACCTGGGTCAGATGGGCAATCTGCGCAGGCTCCTCCTCTCCCACATCCACATGTCCTCCCATACCACCCTGGCCAAGGAAGAGCAGTGCATCAGCCAGTTCACCGCTCAGTTCCTCAGGCTGCACCACCTCGAGGAACTCTATTTGGACTCTATCTCCTTCCTTGAAAACCGCCTGGACCAGGTACTCAG GTGCCTCATGACCCCCTTGGAGACCCTGTCAATAACTAATTGTCTGCTTTCGGAATCTGACTTGACACATCTGTCTCAGCACCTGAACGTCAGTCAGCTGAAGGACCTGGGTCTCAGTGGGGTCAGCCTGACCAATATGAGTCCTGAGCCTCTCCAAGTTCTGATAGAGAGAGCCTCTGCCACCCTCCAGGACCTGGACTTGGACGAGTGTGGGATCATGGACTCCCAGTTCACCGTCATCCTGCCTGCCCTGGGCCACTGCTCCCAGCTCACAACCTTCAGCTTCTGTGGAAACCCCATCTCCATGGATGTCCTGGAGAACCTGCTGCGCCACACCATCGGGCTGCGCAAGCTGAGTCATGTGTTGTATCCGGCCCCCCTGGAGAGTTATGAGGATGTCCGTGGCACCCTCCACCTGGGCAGACTGGCCCACCTGCATGCCAGGCTGAAGCAGATGCTGCAGGAGTTGGGGCGGCCTGGCATGGTCTGGTTCAGTGCCAACCCCTGCCCTCGCTGTGGTGACAGGACCTTCTATGACCCAGAGCCCATTCTGTGCCCCTGTTATATGCCTGCCTAG